A part of Pantoea vagans genomic DNA contains:
- the gsiD gene encoding glutathione ABC transporter permease GsiD — protein sequence MKNWRREAALKTMPLIAENRVRTPWREFWRRFRRQPVALLAGVFVLILIVLAVIAPWIAPFDAENYFDYDRLNDGPSLMHYFGVDSLGRDIFSRVLVGTRISLIAGFFSVVIGAVIGTLFGLLAGYYEGWWDRITMRICDVLFAFPGILLAIAVVAIMGSGMSNVIVAVAIFSIPAFARLVRGNTLVLKHQTYIESARSIGASDWTILMRHILPGTVSPIVVYFTMRVGTSIITAASLSFLGLGAQPPTPEWGAMLNEARADMVIAPHVAIFPSLAIFFTVLAFNLLGDGLRDALDPKLKK from the coding sequence ATGAAAAACTGGCGACGTGAAGCGGCCCTGAAAACGATGCCGCTGATAGCGGAGAACCGGGTACGTACGCCGTGGCGTGAGTTCTGGCGACGCTTCCGGCGTCAGCCGGTGGCGCTGCTGGCCGGGGTGTTTGTGCTGATACTGATTGTACTGGCAGTGATCGCCCCATGGATTGCGCCGTTCGACGCAGAGAACTACTTCGATTATGACCGGCTCAACGACGGTCCGTCGCTGATGCATTATTTTGGCGTCGATTCGCTGGGTCGCGACATCTTCAGCCGGGTGCTGGTCGGCACGCGTATTTCCCTGATTGCTGGCTTTTTCTCGGTGGTCATTGGCGCAGTGATTGGCACGCTGTTTGGTCTGCTGGCCGGTTATTACGAAGGCTGGTGGGACCGTATCACCATGCGCATCTGTGATGTGCTGTTTGCCTTTCCCGGCATTCTGCTGGCGATTGCGGTGGTGGCGATTATGGGCAGCGGCATGAGCAACGTGATTGTGGCGGTCGCTATCTTCAGTATCCCTGCCTTTGCCCGTCTGGTACGCGGTAACACGCTGGTGCTGAAGCATCAGACCTATATTGAGTCGGCACGCAGCATCGGCGCGTCTGACTGGACGATCCTGATGCGGCATATCCTGCCGGGCACGGTATCGCCGATTGTGGTCTATTTCACGATGCGGGTTGGTACCTCCATCATTACCGCCGCCAGTCTGTCGTTTCTCGGACTGGGCGCGCAGCCGCCCACGCCGGAGTGGGGCGCCATGCTGAATGAGGCGCGGGCCGACATGGTGATTGCCCCGCACGTGGCGATTTTCCCCAGTCTGGCGATTTTCTTCACGGTTCTGGCATTTAATTTGCTCGGTGACGGGCTACGTGACGCACTTGATCCTAAACTAAAGAAATGA
- a CDS encoding DUF4385 domain-containing protein encodes MKPFDYDQDFSTIDFRQHPELYQVGRGEQGVLMVEPYKGEILPHWRFRTVPIAEESAEKIMALFEDYRRQDDFVGMDMARKFIQMGYTRARRYSNHKGGRKYDADGKELPRGVNEEKAAAAAIFKGYWDKLREDEDYLRRKKAHQQQYG; translated from the coding sequence ATGAAACCTTTCGATTATGATCAGGACTTCAGCACGATCGACTTCCGCCAGCATCCCGAGCTTTATCAGGTCGGGCGAGGTGAGCAGGGTGTGCTGATGGTCGAGCCTTATAAAGGCGAAATTCTGCCGCACTGGCGTTTTCGCACCGTTCCCATTGCTGAAGAGTCGGCTGAAAAAATCATGGCGCTGTTTGAGGATTACCGGCGTCAGGACGATTTTGTCGGCATGGATATGGCGCGCAAATTTATCCAGATGGGGTACACCCGTGCGCGGCGTTACAGTAACCACAAAGGCGGACGCAAATATGACGCGGACGGCAAGGAGCTGCCGCGCGGCGTCAACGAGGAAAAGGCCGCTGCGGCCGCTATCTTCAAAGGCTATTGGGACAAGCTGCGTGAGGATGAGGATTATCTGCGCCGCAAAAAAGCGCATCAGCAGCAGTATGGTTAA
- a CDS encoding serine hydrolase: MTNTRFTSRLRHLVATLLLIIAPISAFAEQAPAAPGIDAKAWILIDYASGKVLTESSADQRLDPASLTKMMTSYVVGQAIKAGKIKPDDLVTVGQDAWATGNPKLRGSSLMFLKPGDRIPVHELNKGIVIQSGNDACIALADYVAGSQDSFIGLMNNYVKALGLQNTHFMTVHGLDAEGQYSTARDMALIAQALIRDVPEEYALNKEKEFTFNKIRQINRNRLLWSTNLKVDGVKTGHTSGAGNNLVASATEGDMRLISVVLGTASDAIRFRESEKLLTWGFRFFETVTPIKADAPFAQQRVWFGDKSQVNLGVAKDAALTIPKGQMKNLKASFKLTTPQLEAPLKKNQVVGTIDFQLDGKTIEQRPLVVLQDVPEGGFFSRMIDFVMMKFNGWFGKWLS, translated from the coding sequence ATGACAAACACTCGCTTCACATCTCGCCTGCGGCACCTCGTTGCCACCTTATTACTGATTATCGCCCCCATCAGTGCTTTTGCTGAGCAGGCTCCCGCTGCGCCTGGCATTGATGCTAAAGCGTGGATTCTGATCGACTACGCCAGCGGTAAAGTGTTAACCGAATCCAGTGCCGATCAGCGTCTCGATCCTGCCAGTCTGACCAAGATGATGACCAGCTACGTGGTCGGTCAGGCGATTAAAGCGGGCAAAATCAAACCGGATGACCTGGTTACCGTGGGACAGGATGCCTGGGCGACCGGCAATCCTAAGCTGCGTGGCTCTTCGCTGATGTTCCTCAAGCCGGGCGATCGGATACCGGTTCATGAGCTGAACAAAGGGATTGTGATCCAGTCAGGCAATGACGCCTGTATTGCGCTGGCGGACTATGTGGCGGGCAGTCAGGATTCGTTTATCGGCCTGATGAACAACTATGTGAAGGCGCTGGGACTGCAGAATACCCACTTTATGACGGTGCATGGTCTGGATGCAGAAGGGCAGTACAGTACCGCGCGTGATATGGCGCTGATTGCTCAGGCGCTGATCCGTGATGTGCCTGAAGAGTACGCACTGAATAAAGAGAAAGAGTTCACTTTTAATAAGATTCGCCAGATTAACCGCAACCGCCTGTTGTGGAGCACCAACCTTAAGGTGGATGGTGTCAAAACCGGTCACACCTCCGGCGCGGGCAATAACCTGGTGGCTTCCGCGACCGAAGGCGACATGCGTCTGATCTCGGTGGTGCTCGGCACCGCCAGCGACGCGATTCGTTTCCGCGAAAGTGAAAAGCTGCTGACGTGGGGCTTCCGTTTCTTTGAAACGGTCACGCCGATTAAAGCGGATGCGCCGTTTGCGCAGCAGCGGGTCTGGTTTGGTGACAAAAGTCAGGTGAATCTGGGCGTGGCGAAAGATGCCGCGCTGACCATCCCGAAAGGGCAGATGAAGAACCTGAAGGCGAGTTTTAAACTCACAACGCCACAACTCGAAGCGCCGCTGAAGAAGAATCAGGTGGTCGGCACCATCGACTTCCAGTTAGACGGTAAGACGATTGAGCAGCGTCCGCTGGTGGTGCTGCAGGATGTGCCGGAAGGCGGCTTCTTCAGCCGGATGATTGATTTTGTGATGATGAAGTTCAACGGCTGGTTCGGGAAGTGGCTGTCATAA
- the ybjG gene encoding undecaprenyl-diphosphate phosphatase produces MEELNHALFTAINATPASPAWLLQLATFIARDLIAIVPLLIVAMWLWGPRDQVSSQRVLVLKTGMALIYALAISWCVGHLLPHPRPFAIGYGYQFLHHAADDSYPSDHGTTIFTFALAFIFWHRLWSGVVLMVAGCAIAWSRVYLGVHWPMDMLGGFLVGLLSCLASHLAWQFYGERMLAVINPLYRALFAVPIRKGLTQN; encoded by the coding sequence ATGGAAGAGCTGAACCACGCATTGTTTACTGCCATCAATGCCACACCGGCGTCACCCGCCTGGTTGCTGCAGCTGGCGACCTTTATTGCCAGAGATTTGATCGCCATCGTGCCACTGTTAATCGTCGCGATGTGGCTCTGGGGACCGCGCGATCAGGTTTCTTCGCAGCGGGTACTGGTACTGAAAACGGGTATGGCGCTGATTTATGCGCTGGCGATCTCCTGGTGTGTGGGCCATCTGCTGCCGCATCCCCGCCCTTTCGCCATTGGCTACGGTTATCAGTTCCTGCATCACGCTGCCGATGACTCTTATCCCAGCGATCACGGCACCACGATTTTCACCTTTGCGCTGGCCTTTATTTTCTGGCATCGCCTCTGGTCGGGTGTGGTGTTGATGGTGGCGGGTTGCGCCATCGCCTGGTCGCGGGTTTACCTGGGTGTTCACTGGCCGATGGATATGCTGGGTGGGTTCCTGGTGGGTCTGCTAAGTTGTCTGGCGTCGCATCTGGCGTGGCAGTTCTATGGTGAGCGGATGCTGGCGGTGATCAACCCGCTCTATCGGGCATTGTTTGCCGTACCGATTCGTAAGGGCTTGACACAGAATTAA
- a CDS encoding PQQ-dependent sugar dehydrogenase, which translates to MTRFSTALMLGGALFCASPLFAADVKVEVLQDKLQHPWSVAFLPDNKTLLITERSGALRSWSPESGLSQPIQGVPKVWAERQSGLLDVVLAPDFATSRRVWLSYTEANSSGKAGAVVGVGTLSPDNRQLSDFREVVRQTPMLSSGNNIGTRLAFDTQGYLWIAFGDNFVSSAAQDLDKLQGKLLRLNADGSVPDDNPFVKKPGARPEIWAYGLRNPQGLALNPWTGTIWENEHGPRGGDEVNIMSRGKNYGWPLATYGIDYSGDKVPESKGTHAAGTEQPLYHWKDSPAISGMAFYNSARFPQWKNSVFIGALKEKNLIRLSLNGEKVVEEQRLLGDQKARIRDVRQGPDGWLYVLTDEANGRLLKVGLAQDAGASRG; encoded by the coding sequence ATGACCCGTTTTTCGACTGCTCTTATGCTCGGCGGCGCGCTGTTCTGCGCATCGCCACTGTTTGCCGCTGACGTAAAGGTCGAGGTATTGCAGGATAAGTTACAACATCCATGGTCTGTTGCCTTCCTGCCCGACAACAAAACGCTGCTGATTACCGAGCGTAGCGGAGCGCTGCGCAGCTGGAGTCCGGAGAGTGGCCTGTCTCAGCCGATTCAGGGCGTGCCAAAGGTCTGGGCAGAACGGCAGAGTGGCCTGCTGGACGTGGTGCTGGCACCCGATTTTGCGACCAGCCGTCGCGTCTGGCTCAGCTACACCGAGGCGAACAGCAGCGGCAAAGCAGGTGCCGTCGTGGGCGTCGGGACGCTGAGTCCGGATAACCGGCAACTCAGCGATTTCCGCGAGGTAGTCCGGCAGACGCCGATGCTCTCCAGCGGCAACAATATCGGCACCCGGCTGGCGTTTGATACGCAGGGCTACCTCTGGATCGCATTCGGCGATAATTTTGTCAGCAGCGCCGCGCAGGATCTCGATAAGCTGCAGGGCAAACTGCTGCGGCTGAACGCCGATGGCAGCGTGCCGGACGATAATCCGTTTGTGAAAAAGCCCGGCGCGCGGCCAGAGATCTGGGCCTATGGTCTGCGTAATCCGCAGGGACTGGCGCTCAACCCCTGGACCGGCACGATATGGGAAAATGAACATGGCCCGCGCGGTGGTGATGAAGTGAATATCATGAGCCGTGGCAAGAACTACGGCTGGCCGCTGGCGACGTACGGCATTGATTACAGCGGCGATAAAGTGCCGGAATCAAAGGGCACCCATGCTGCAGGCACCGAACAGCCGCTTTATCACTGGAAGGATTCGCCGGCCATCAGCGGCATGGCGTTTTATAACAGCGCGCGTTTTCCGCAGTGGAAGAATTCCGTGTTTATCGGGGCACTGAAAGAGAAAAACCTGATCCGTCTGAGTCTCAACGGCGAAAAAGTGGTGGAAGAGCAGCGCCTGCTGGGCGATCAGAAGGCGCGAATCCGCGATGTGCGGCAGGGACCAGATGGCTGGCTCTATGTGCTGACCGATGAGGCCAATGGCAGGCTGCTGAAAGTGGGATTAGCGCAGGACGCTGGCGCGTCCCGCGGCTAA
- a CDS encoding HAD family hydrolase gives MDLALFDLDETLICEDSTSLWLRWLVSQGFAPSELIDQEQALMNQYYAGTLSIEEYMNKTLSPLAGMATLTVEGWVRRFIHRDIMPRVYPAARERIEWHRARGDRVMIISASGEHLVVPIAEKLGACGALAIGVEIVDERYSGNTYGTMTYKEGKVTRLGDWKALQQEENFDRTWAYSDSMNDLPLLQQADHAHVINPDEQLHQEALNRGWQVYRWAR, from the coding sequence ATGGACTTAGCCCTTTTTGATCTTGATGAAACACTGATTTGTGAAGACAGCACCAGCCTGTGGCTGCGCTGGCTGGTATCACAGGGATTTGCCCCCAGCGAACTGATTGATCAGGAACAGGCATTGATGAACCAGTACTATGCCGGCACGCTGTCGATTGAAGAATACATGAATAAAACACTCTCGCCGCTGGCAGGCATGGCAACACTGACCGTTGAAGGCTGGGTGCGCCGCTTCATTCATCGCGACATCATGCCACGCGTTTATCCTGCCGCCCGCGAGCGCATTGAGTGGCACCGGGCACGCGGTGACAGAGTGATGATCATCTCCGCCAGTGGCGAACATCTGGTGGTGCCAATTGCCGAGAAGCTGGGTGCCTGCGGCGCGCTGGCGATTGGCGTTGAGATCGTGGATGAGCGCTACAGCGGCAACACTTACGGCACCATGACCTATAAAGAGGGTAAAGTGACCCGCCTGGGTGACTGGAAAGCGCTGCAGCAGGAGGAGAACTTTGACCGCACCTGGGCTTACAGCGACTCCATGAACGACCTGCCGCTCCTCCAACAGGCCGATCATGCCCACGTTATCAACCCGGATGAACAGTTGCACCAGGAAGCGCTAAACCGCGGCTGGCAGGTTTATCGCTGGGCACGCTGA
- a CDS encoding DUF3313 domain-containing protein yields the protein MRKTSVATLLAVSTLLLSGCTSHVADKQHYSGFLADYSQLKPSESANGEPTLRWISPDYKSSQYQDVLYTPVVFYPAARPTARVSQQTLDQIRSYTDIQLKGAIATRLPLVNQASPHTLKVRAAITAVSAENEGVQFYEVVPIAAVVASTMAASGHRTQNSELFLEVEASDAVTGKPLIRVVRKAFGKTVSNSTTPITFDDLKPGIDTLVRDTVSFNAP from the coding sequence ATGCGTAAAACGTCCGTTGCTACTCTGCTGGCAGTTTCTACACTGTTGCTCAGTGGATGTACTTCTCATGTTGCAGACAAGCAGCACTATTCGGGTTTCCTGGCAGATTACAGCCAGCTGAAGCCCTCTGAATCGGCCAACGGCGAACCGACCCTGCGCTGGATTTCTCCCGACTATAAGAGCAGCCAGTATCAGGATGTGCTCTATACACCGGTCGTATTCTATCCGGCTGCACGGCCTACGGCTCGCGTCAGTCAGCAGACGCTGGATCAGATACGCAGTTACACCGATATTCAGTTGAAAGGGGCGATAGCCACCCGTCTGCCGCTGGTTAATCAGGCTTCGCCGCATACTCTTAAAGTGCGTGCGGCGATCACCGCCGTCTCGGCAGAGAACGAGGGCGTACAGTTTTACGAAGTGGTGCCGATTGCGGCAGTCGTCGCCAGTACGATGGCGGCATCAGGCCACCGAACTCAGAACAGTGAACTGTTTCTGGAGGTTGAAGCCAGCGATGCCGTGACGGGCAAACCGTTGATCCGGGTTGTGCGAAAAGCCTTTGGCAAAACGGTCAGTAACAGCACGACGCCAATCACCTTTGATGATCTGAAGCCGGGTATTGATACGCTGGTTCGTGACACGGTGAGTTTCAACGCGCCATAA
- a CDS encoding GrxA family glutaredoxin, whose amino-acid sequence MIAVIFGRPGCPYCVRAHELADKLTAERDDFSYQYVDINAEGITKADLEASAGKPVSTVPQIFVDEKHIGGYTEFAAWTKENLGFVA is encoded by the coding sequence ATGATTGCTGTTATTTTTGGTCGTCCGGGTTGTCCCTACTGTGTCCGTGCCCATGAACTGGCCGACAAACTGACCGCGGAGCGCGATGACTTTAGCTATCAGTATGTTGATATTAATGCAGAAGGCATTACTAAAGCCGATCTGGAAGCCAGCGCCGGTAAACCGGTCAGCACCGTACCGCAGATTTTCGTGGACGAAAAACATATCGGTGGTTACACCGAGTTTGCGGCCTGGACCAAAGAGAATCTGGGATTTGTCGCGTAA
- the ybjM gene encoding inner membrane protein YbjM gives MPQRSYLWTTRLCGVVLYSLVFVFTCHFWQVGPGPLRGQPELLLFMLPGIVMALMQVESPLKSTLLMGLWGTLLAALLLNNSLFIHSSGLFAIAWSLSALFWAGCGALLVRLMQIVMASLN, from the coding sequence ATGCCGCAGCGTTCTTATCTCTGGACTACCCGCCTGTGCGGCGTGGTGTTGTACAGTCTGGTGTTTGTTTTTACCTGTCATTTCTGGCAGGTCGGTCCCGGCCCGCTTCGTGGTCAGCCCGAATTACTGCTCTTTATGTTACCTGGCATTGTGATGGCGTTGATGCAGGTGGAAAGCCCGTTAAAAAGCACGCTGCTGATGGGGCTCTGGGGAACGTTGCTGGCAGCACTGCTGCTCAATAACAGCCTGTTTATTCACAGCAGCGGACTGTTTGCCATCGCGTGGAGTCTCAGCGCGCTGTTCTGGGCTGGCTGCGGGGCGTTGCTGGTACGGTTAATGCAGATTGTGATGGCGTCACTCAACTAA
- a CDS encoding carbonic anhydrase: MKEIINGFLNFQQNVFPERKDLFKSLASNQNPKALFISCSDSRLVPELVTQQEPGELFVIRNAGNIVPSFGPEPGGVSATIEYAVVALGVSDIIICGHSNCGAMNAIASCACMDTMPAVEHWLRYADAAKAVVEQREYDSPEKKLNEMVKENVIAQLNNMKTHPSVSVALRNGKLRLHGWVYDIETGTIMALTQGGKQFITLSDNPDASFE, encoded by the coding sequence ATGAAAGAGATCATCAACGGATTTCTGAATTTCCAGCAGAATGTGTTTCCTGAAAGGAAGGATCTTTTCAAAAGCCTGGCGTCAAATCAAAATCCGAAAGCGCTGTTCATCTCCTGTTCAGACAGCCGTCTGGTGCCGGAACTGGTGACGCAGCAGGAGCCAGGAGAGCTGTTCGTTATCCGCAATGCGGGCAACATCGTTCCCTCATTTGGCCCGGAGCCGGGCGGTGTCTCCGCTACGATCGAATATGCGGTGGTCGCGCTGGGCGTCTCAGACATCATCATCTGCGGTCACTCTAACTGCGGAGCCATGAATGCCATCGCGTCCTGCGCCTGCATGGATACTATGCCTGCGGTTGAGCACTGGCTGCGCTATGCCGATGCGGCAAAAGCAGTGGTCGAGCAGCGTGAATATGACTCGCCAGAGAAGAAGCTGAATGAGATGGTCAAAGAGAACGTGATCGCTCAGCTGAACAACATGAAGACTCATCCGTCGGTCTCCGTTGCCCTGCGTAACGGCAAGCTGCGCCTGCACGGCTGGGTTTACGACATCGAAACCGGCACTATCATGGCGCTGACTCAGGGCGGTAAGCAGTTCATCACCCTGTCTGATAATCCTGATGCCAGTTTTGAGTAA
- the rimK gene encoding 30S ribosomal protein S6--L-glutamate ligase — translation MKIAILSRDETLYSSRRLRDEAAARGHVVQIIDPLSCYMNINPASPAVHYCGEPLGHFDAAIPRIGNAITFYGTAVLRQFEMCGSYPLNESAAITRTRDKLRSLQLLAREGIDMPVTGFASSPDDTDDLIAMVGGAPLVVKLVEGTQGIGVVLAETRQAAESVIDAFRGLNAHILVQEFIKEAQGRDIRCLVIGHEVVAAIERVAKEGDFRSNLHRGGKAYPVAITPQERQIAVKAAATLGLEVAGVDILRAHRGPLVMEVNASPGLEGIETSSGLNIAALMIQRIEQQAIPGLRPKTAG, via the coding sequence ATGAAGATAGCCATTCTGTCGCGCGATGAGACGCTCTACTCCAGCCGACGATTGCGTGACGAGGCCGCCGCTCGCGGCCACGTGGTACAAATCATCGATCCGCTCTCCTGCTATATGAATATCAATCCCGCCTCACCGGCGGTTCACTATTGTGGTGAACCGCTGGGCCATTTCGATGCCGCTATCCCGCGCATCGGCAACGCCATTACCTTTTATGGCACGGCAGTGCTGCGACAGTTTGAGATGTGCGGCAGCTATCCGCTGAATGAGTCCGCCGCTATTACCCGCACCCGGGATAAATTGCGCTCGCTGCAGCTGCTGGCACGTGAAGGCATCGACATGCCAGTCACCGGCTTTGCCTCGTCGCCCGATGACACTGACGATCTGATCGCCATGGTCGGCGGCGCGCCGCTGGTGGTTAAGCTGGTAGAAGGGACGCAGGGCATTGGCGTGGTGCTGGCGGAAACGCGTCAGGCGGCAGAGAGCGTTATCGATGCTTTTCGCGGCCTGAACGCCCATATCCTGGTGCAGGAGTTCATTAAAGAAGCGCAGGGTCGTGATATTCGCTGTCTGGTAATTGGTCATGAGGTGGTGGCTGCGATTGAGCGGGTAGCGAAAGAGGGCGATTTCCGCTCTAATCTGCATCGCGGCGGTAAAGCGTATCCGGTAGCGATCACGCCACAGGAGCGGCAGATCGCCGTGAAAGCAGCGGCCACGCTCGGTCTGGAAGTCGCCGGTGTCGATATTCTGCGTGCCCATCGCGGTCCGCTGGTGATGGAAGTGAACGCCTCGCCCGGGCTGGAAGGCATCGAAACCAGCAGCGGCCTTAACATTGCCGCGCTGATGATTCAGCGAATTGAGCAGCAGGCCATCCCCGGGCTCCGTCCTAAAACCGCTGGCTGA
- the nfsA gene encoding oxygen-insensitive NADPH nitroreductase, with product MTPTIDLLCSHRSIRAFTDQPVSEAQREAIINAAQSASTSSFLQCSSIIRITDKALRDKLVTLTGGQTWVADAPEFWVFCADFNRHLQICPDAQLGRAEQLLLGCVDTALMGQNAMVAAESLDLGGVFIGGIRNSIAEVTELLGLPKFVLPLFGFCLGYPESKPDVKPRMPHAMLVHENRYQPLDPAVLAEYDSRTELYYQQRDSNQRSETWSELIQRLIIKETRPFMLDYLHQQGWATR from the coding sequence ATGACACCGACCATTGATTTACTGTGCAGCCACCGTTCAATCCGCGCCTTTACTGACCAGCCGGTCAGCGAAGCCCAGCGTGAAGCGATTATTAATGCGGCGCAATCGGCGTCCACATCCAGCTTTTTACAGTGCTCTTCTATTATCCGTATCACCGACAAAGCGCTGCGTGACAAGCTGGTGACGCTGACCGGCGGACAGACGTGGGTCGCAGATGCACCTGAGTTCTGGGTTTTCTGCGCGGACTTTAACCGCCACCTGCAGATTTGCCCGGATGCGCAGCTGGGCCGTGCCGAGCAGTTGCTGCTGGGCTGCGTCGACACCGCCCTGATGGGACAGAACGCGATGGTCGCAGCAGAGTCGCTGGATCTGGGGGGGGTCTTTATCGGCGGGATCCGTAACAGCATCGCGGAAGTGACCGAACTGCTTGGCCTGCCAAAATTTGTGCTGCCGCTGTTTGGTTTCTGTCTGGGGTATCCGGAATCAAAGCCGGACGTCAAACCGCGTATGCCGCATGCGATGCTGGTGCATGAGAACCGCTATCAGCCTCTGGATCCGGCAGTGCTGGCGGAATATGACAGCCGCACAGAACTCTACTATCAGCAGCGCGACAGCAACCAGCGCAGCGAAACCTGGAGCGAGCTGATCCAGCGGCTGATCATTAAAGAGACGCGTCCGTTTATGCTCGATTATCTGCATCAGCAGGGCTGGGCCACGCGTTAA
- a CDS encoding aspartate:alanine antiporter has protein sequence MNINVAGLLSGNDILLLFVVLALGLCLGKLRLGSVQLGNSIGVLVVSLLLGQQHFAINTDALSLGFMLFIFCVGVEAGPNFFSIFFRDGKNYFMLAIVMVVSALLLALGLGKLFGWDIGLTAGMLAGSMTSTPVLVGAGDTLRQSISDPKQLGLMQDQLSLGYAVTYLIGLVSLIFGARYLPRLQHQDLPTCAQQIARERGLDADSQRKVFLPVIRAYRVGPELVAWSGGKNLRELGIYRQTGCYIERIRRNGILASPDGDAVLQLGDDISLVGYPDAHARLDPSFRNGKEVFDRDLLDMRIVTEEIVVKNHNAVNKRLSKLNLTDHGCFLNRVIRSQIEMPIDDSIMLNKGDVLQVSGEARRVKSVADRIGFIAIHSQMTDLLAFCAFFIVGLMIGLITFQFSNFSFGIGNAAGLLFAGIMLGFLRANHPTFGYIPQGALTMVKEFGLMVFMAGVGLSAGSGINHGLSSDGALMLLCGLLVSLIPVIICYLFGAYVLRMNRALLFGAIMGARTCAPAMEIISDTARSNIPALGYAGTYAIANVLLTLAGTLIVIIWPILPL, from the coding sequence GTGAATATTAACGTCGCAGGATTGTTAAGCGGAAATGACATTTTGTTATTATTTGTCGTTTTGGCGCTCGGCCTCTGTCTGGGCAAGTTGCGTCTTGGCTCGGTTCAGCTGGGAAATTCGATTGGCGTATTAGTGGTTTCGCTCTTATTAGGGCAGCAGCACTTCGCGATCAATACCGATGCGTTGAGTCTGGGCTTTATGCTGTTTATTTTTTGTGTTGGTGTTGAAGCGGGTCCCAACTTTTTTTCTATTTTCTTTCGCGACGGCAAAAACTATTTCATGCTCGCCATCGTCATGGTGGTCAGCGCGCTGTTGCTGGCACTGGGGCTGGGTAAACTCTTTGGCTGGGATATTGGGCTCACCGCCGGCATGCTGGCCGGGTCGATGACCTCAACGCCGGTGCTGGTCGGCGCAGGCGATACCCTGCGGCAAAGCATCAGCGATCCAAAGCAGCTTGGATTGATGCAGGATCAGCTGAGCCTCGGTTACGCTGTGACCTATCTGATCGGCCTGGTCAGTCTGATTTTCGGGGCACGCTACCTGCCCCGTCTGCAACATCAGGATCTGCCGACCTGTGCGCAGCAGATTGCGCGGGAACGCGGACTGGATGCCGACAGCCAGCGTAAAGTCTTTCTGCCGGTGATCCGCGCCTATCGCGTGGGTCCGGAACTGGTGGCGTGGAGCGGCGGCAAAAACCTGCGCGAGCTGGGTATCTATCGTCAGACAGGTTGTTACATTGAGCGTATCCGCCGCAACGGTATTCTCGCCAGTCCCGATGGGGATGCGGTGCTGCAGCTTGGTGATGATATCTCGCTCGTGGGCTATCCCGATGCACATGCCCGGCTCGACCCCAGTTTCCGTAACGGCAAAGAGGTGTTTGACCGCGATCTGCTGGATATGCGCATCGTCACCGAAGAGATCGTGGTGAAGAACCACAACGCAGTGAACAAACGCCTCAGCAAGTTAAACCTTACCGATCACGGCTGCTTCCTCAACCGGGTAATACGCAGTCAGATTGAGATGCCGATCGACGACAGCATCATGCTCAACAAAGGTGATGTGCTGCAGGTCAGCGGCGAGGCGCGACGGGTGAAAAGCGTGGCAGATCGCATCGGCTTTATCGCGATTCACAGTCAGATGACCGATCTCCTGGCCTTCTGCGCATTCTTTATCGTGGGTCTGATGATTGGTCTGATTACGTTTCAGTTCAGCAATTTCAGTTTTGGTATTGGCAACGCAGCGGGTCTGCTGTTCGCCGGTATCATGCTCGGCTTCCTGCGCGCCAACCATCCGACCTTTGGTTATATTCCGCAGGGCGCGCTTACCATGGTCAAAGAGTTTGGCCTGATGGTGTTTATGGCGGGCGTAGGATTAAGTGCCGGCAGCGGGATTAATCACGGGCTGAGCAGCGATGGTGCGCTGATGCTGCTGTGCGGTCTGCTGGTGAGCCTGATTCCGGTGATCATCTGCTATCTGTTTGGTGCCTATGTGTTGCGGATGAACCGCGCCCTGCTGTTTGGAGCCATCATGGGCGCGCGAACCTGCGCACCGGCCATGGAGATCATCAGCGATACGGCACGCAGTAATATTCCCGCGCTGGGCTATGCCGGAACTTATGCGATCGCCAACGTATTACTGACACTGGCGGGGACGCTGATTGTGATTATCTGGCCAATACTGCCCCTATAA
- a CDS encoding DUF1418 family protein, with protein sequence MQSVARLPRFIVVLEAAGGLLILGALLLINHWLPLPDKADARTLATVLFIAGVVLMLPAAWLLMWRTAKAIAPQLFNQIDKKR encoded by the coding sequence ATGCAGAGTGTGGCCAGATTACCCCGGTTTATCGTGGTGCTGGAAGCGGCTGGAGGCCTGTTAATTCTGGGTGCGCTGCTGCTGATTAACCACTGGCTGCCGCTGCCAGATAAGGCTGATGCCAGAACGCTGGCTACCGTGCTGTTCATCGCTGGCGTGGTGCTGATGCTGCCTGCTGCCTGGCTATTGATGTGGCGCACCGCGAAAGCTATCGCGCCACAGCTGTTCAATCAGATTGATAAAAAAAGATAA